The window CCACGTTCACGCGGATGCCCCGCGGCGCCAGCTGCTGCGCCAGCCCCTTCGAGAGGTTGTTGATCGCCGCCTTCGTGGCCGCGTAGTCGACCCGCTCGGGCGACGGCTGGTACGCCTCGAGCGACGCCGTGTTGATGACGGATGCCCCGGCCGGCAGGTGCGGCAGGGCGGCCTTGGTGATCCAGAAGTTCGCGAAGACGTTCGTGCGGAAGGTCTGCTCGAACTGCTCGTCGGAGAGGTCCTCGAGCCGGTCGACCGCGATCTGCTTGCCCGCGTTGTTGACCAGGATGTCGAGGCCGCCGAGCTGCTCCACGGCGTCCGAGACGAGCTGCCGGCAGTGCGCCGCGTCGGTGATGTCGCCCGGCAGGCCCACACCGCGGCGCCCGGCGGCCTGGATGAGATCGAGGACGTGGCGGGCATCCGCTTCTTCGTCGGGGAGGTACGAGATGGCGACGTCGGCGCCCTCGCGCGCGAACGCGATGGCCACGGCGCCGCCGATGCCCGAGTCGCCGCCGGTGATCAGCGCCCTGCGGCCGATCAGCCGGCCAAGACCGCGGTAGCTCTCCTCGCCGAGGTCGGGCACCGGCCGCATCGGCCCCTGCACGCCGGGCTCGGGCTGATGCTGCACGGGCGGTTCGACCCGCGCGTACCGGGTGACCGGGTTGTCGAAGGTGTACTGATCGCGGGCGTCGTCGCTGCTGGTCGGGCTCATGCGGCTCACCGTACGCCGGAGTGCACCCGATAGGGGGACTGTGCGGGGAGCGGACAGACAGGCACCATGGGCAGGCACCGTCGAACGATCCGCCTGCTCA of the Herbiconiux flava genome contains:
- a CDS encoding SDR family oxidoreductase; the protein is MSPTSSDDARDQYTFDNPVTRYARVEPPVQHQPEPGVQGPMRPVPDLGEESYRGLGRLIGRRALITGGDSGIGGAVAIAFAREGADVAISYLPDEEADARHVLDLIQAAGRRGVGLPGDITDAAHCRQLVSDAVEQLGGLDILVNNAGKQIAVDRLEDLSDEQFEQTFRTNVFANFWITKAALPHLPAGASVINTASLEAYQPSPERVDYAATKAAINNLSKGLAQQLAPRGIRVNVVAPGPTWTALQVSGGVSDEQMKAFDDESTYQRAGQPAELAPAYVFLASAESSYVSGETLNVNGAMPTP